In one Vagococcus entomophilus genomic region, the following are encoded:
- the rpoC gene encoding DNA-directed RNA polymerase subunit beta' — MIDVNKFESMQIGLASSEKIRSWSYGEVKKPETINYRTLKPERDGLFCERIFGPTKDWECACGKYKRIRYKGIVCDRCGVEVTRSKVRRERMAHIELAAPVSHIWYFKGIPSRMGLVLDMSPRALEEIIYFASYVVIEPGDTSLEKKQLLTEREYREKRDQYGQGFQAGMGAEAIKRLLDDVDADAEVVALKEELKTAQGQKRTRAIRRLDILEAFRSSGNEPGWMVMDVVPVIPPDLRPMVQLEGGRFATSDLNDLYRRVINRNNRLKRLLDLNAPSIIVQNEKRMLQEAVDALIDNGRRGRPVTGPGNRPLKSLSHMLKGKQGRFRQNLLGKRVDYSGRSVIVVGPFLKMYQCGLPKEMAIELFKPFVMHELVKRGEASNIKNAKRKIERQEDEVWDVLEDVIREHPVLLNRAPTLHRLGIQAFEPVLVEGRAIRLHPLVCEAYNADFDGDQMAVHVPLNEEAQAEARLLMLAAQNILNPKDGKPVVTPSQDMVLGNYYLTMEEDGREGEGMIFRDLNEAVLAFKNGYVHLHSRIGLQTSSLKNKPFTSWQKERILITTVGKVIFNEIMPPEFPYLNEPTDYNLTVQTPDKYFVEPGTDIPAFIKEQPIILPFKKKNLGNIIAEVFKRFKITETSRMLDRMKDLGYNQSTFAGMTVGIADIMNLKEKQAIIDDAHKQVEVITKQFRRGLITDDERYERVIGVWNAAKDTIQQKLMESLDAKNPIFMMSDSGARGNISNFTQLAGMRGLMAAPNGRIMELPIISNFREGLSVLEMFISTHGARKGMTDTALKTADSGYLTRRLVDVAQDVIIREDDCGTDRGLDISSIKEGNEIIEPLEERLIGRYTNKAVHHPETGAIVIAKNEIISEDIAKEIVDAGIETVNIRSVFTCNTKHGVCKHCYGRNLATGSEVEVGEAVGTIAAQSIGEPGTQLTMRTFHTGGVAGDDITQGLPRVQEIFEARNPKGQAVITEVTGEVIDMQEDAATRTREITIKGATDTRTYTVPYTARLKVAEGDTIHRGAPLTEGSIDPKQLLRVRDVLSVENYLLREVQRVYRMQGVEIGDKHIEVMVRQMLRKVRVMDPGDSDILPGTLMDISEFRDRNYKTLISGGSPATGRPVLLGITKASLETNSFLSAASFQETTRVLTDAAIRGKQDPLLGLKENVIIGKIIPAGTGMAKYRNMEPKEVGAASENVYSISDIEAQMAVEDALKNKE; from the coding sequence TTGATTGATGTAAATAAATTTGAGAGCATGCAAATCGGCCTTGCTTCTTCTGAAAAAATTAGAAGTTGGTCTTATGGGGAAGTTAAAAAACCTGAAACAATAAATTATCGTACATTGAAACCTGAAAGAGACGGTCTTTTCTGTGAACGCATTTTCGGTCCTACTAAGGACTGGGAATGTGCGTGTGGAAAGTACAAACGTATTCGTTATAAAGGAATCGTCTGCGATAGATGTGGGGTAGAGGTTACTCGTTCAAAAGTTCGTCGTGAACGGATGGCGCATATTGAACTTGCAGCACCTGTTTCACATATCTGGTATTTCAAAGGAATCCCTAGTCGTATGGGACTTGTACTAGATATGAGTCCACGTGCATTAGAAGAAATTATTTATTTTGCTTCTTATGTTGTGATTGAACCTGGAGATACCTCTTTAGAGAAAAAACAATTACTAACGGAGCGCGAGTACCGTGAAAAACGCGACCAATATGGTCAAGGCTTCCAAGCTGGAATGGGTGCAGAAGCAATCAAACGTCTTTTAGATGACGTGGATGCAGATGCAGAAGTTGTGGCGTTAAAAGAAGAATTGAAAACTGCTCAAGGACAAAAAAGAACGCGTGCTATCCGTCGTTTAGATATCTTAGAAGCTTTCCGCAGTTCTGGCAATGAACCTGGCTGGATGGTAATGGACGTTGTTCCTGTCATTCCACCAGATTTACGTCCAATGGTCCAATTAGAAGGTGGACGTTTTGCGACAAGTGATTTAAATGACTTGTATCGCCGTGTAATCAACCGTAACAATCGTTTGAAACGATTGCTTGATTTAAATGCACCAAGCATTATTGTGCAAAATGAAAAACGGATGCTTCAAGAAGCCGTGGATGCCTTGATTGATAATGGGCGTCGTGGCCGTCCGGTCACAGGTCCGGGTAACCGTCCACTAAAATCTCTTTCTCACATGTTGAAAGGGAAACAAGGACGTTTCCGTCAAAACTTACTAGGAAAACGGGTGGATTACTCTGGTCGTTCTGTAATCGTCGTAGGACCATTCCTAAAAATGTATCAATGTGGTCTGCCAAAAGAAATGGCTATTGAATTGTTCAAACCATTTGTCATGCACGAATTAGTCAAACGTGGCGAAGCGAGCAACATCAAAAACGCAAAACGTAAAATCGAACGTCAAGAAGATGAAGTTTGGGACGTATTAGAAGATGTGATCCGTGAGCATCCAGTACTTCTAAACCGCGCACCGACACTCCACAGACTAGGAATTCAAGCATTTGAACCTGTTTTAGTTGAAGGACGTGCCATTCGTCTTCACCCACTTGTATGTGAAGCTTACAATGCCGATTTTGATGGAGACCAAATGGCGGTTCACGTACCGTTAAATGAAGAAGCGCAAGCAGAAGCTCGTTTGCTAATGCTAGCGGCTCAAAATATCTTGAATCCTAAAGACGGCAAACCAGTTGTAACGCCTTCCCAAGATATGGTACTAGGAAACTATTACCTAACAATGGAAGAAGATGGGCGTGAAGGAGAAGGAATGATTTTCCGTGATCTAAACGAAGCGGTTCTTGCTTTTAAAAATGGTTACGTGCATTTACATTCAAGAATTGGTTTGCAAACTTCTTCTCTTAAAAACAAACCGTTTACCTCTTGGCAAAAAGAACGAATCTTGATTACAACAGTTGGAAAAGTGATTTTCAATGAAATCATGCCACCTGAGTTTCCTTACTTAAATGAACCAACCGATTACAACTTGACTGTACAAACACCAGACAAATATTTTGTAGAGCCAGGTACGGATATTCCAGCCTTTATCAAAGAACAACCCATCATTTTACCGTTCAAGAAAAAGAATCTTGGAAATATCATTGCAGAAGTCTTCAAACGTTTCAAAATTACAGAAACCTCAAGAATGTTAGACCGTATGAAAGACTTAGGCTATAACCAATCTACATTCGCTGGTATGACTGTTGGGATTGCCGACATCATGAACTTGAAAGAAAAACAAGCAATCATTGATGATGCACACAAACAAGTAGAGGTCATCACTAAACAATTCCGTCGTGGTTTGATTACAGATGATGAACGGTATGAACGTGTTATCGGCGTTTGGAATGCAGCCAAAGACACCATTCAACAAAAACTAATGGAAAGTTTGGATGCGAAAAACCCAATCTTCATGATGAGTGATTCAGGAGCTCGTGGGAATATTTCCAACTTTACTCAGCTGGCAGGAATGCGTGGACTGATGGCAGCACCAAATGGACGCATCATGGAACTTCCAATTATCTCTAACTTCCGTGAAGGTCTATCTGTCTTAGAAATGTTCATCTCCACACATGGAGCGCGTAAAGGAATGACCGATACGGCCCTTAAAACAGCCGATTCAGGGTACTTAACACGTCGTTTAGTTGACGTAGCACAAGATGTAATTATTCGTGAAGATGATTGTGGAACAGATCGTGGTCTTGACATTTCTTCTATCAAAGAAGGCAACGAAATTATTGAGCCTTTAGAAGAACGCTTAATTGGTCGTTATACCAATAAAGCTGTTCATCACCCCGAAACTGGTGCAATTGTCATTGCCAAAAATGAAATTATCTCTGAGGATATTGCAAAAGAAATCGTAGATGCAGGTATTGAAACGGTTAATATCCGTTCAGTCTTTACATGTAATACCAAACATGGAGTATGTAAGCATTGTTATGGACGGAACCTAGCAACTGGTTCTGAAGTAGAAGTAGGAGAAGCAGTGGGAACAATTGCTGCCCAATCCATCGGAGAACCCGGAACACAGCTTACAATGCGTACCTTCCATACCGGTGGGGTTGCCGGAGACGATATTACTCAAGGGCTTCCTCGTGTCCAAGAAATTTTTGAAGCACGTAATCCTAAAGGGCAAGCTGTTATCACCGAAGTAACGGGTGAAGTGATTGACATGCAAGAAGATGCAGCAACACGTACTCGTGAAATCACGATAAAAGGTGCAACGGATACTCGTACTTATACCGTTCCTTATACTGCACGTCTAAAAGTTGCAGAAGGGGATACAATTCACCGCGGAGCACCTCTGACGGAAGGATCAATTGATCCAAAACAATTGCTTCGTGTTCGTGATGTATTATCTGTTGAAAACTATCTATTGCGCGAAGTACAACGTGTATACCGGATGCAAGGGGTAGAAATTGGCGATAAACATATCGAAGTAATGGTTCGTCAAATGTTACGCAAAGTTCGTGTCATGGATCCAGGTGATTCTGATATCTTACCAGGAACATTGATGGATATTTCAGAGTTTAGAGACCGTAACTATAAGACACTTATCTCTGGTGGCTCACCTGCTACTGGTCGTCCTGTCTTACTTGGTATTACCAAAGCATCTCTTGAAACCAATAGTTTCTTATCAGCAGCATCGTTCCAAGAAACTACGCGTGTGTTAACAGATGCAGCGATTCGTGGAAAACAAGATCCACTTCTTGGTCTTAAAGAAAATGTTATCATCGGGAAGATTATTCCTGCTGGTACAGGTATGGCAAAATATCGTAATATGGAGCCAAAAGAAGTAGGCGCTGCAAGCGAAAATGTTTACAGTATTAGTGATATTGAAGCACAAATGGCAGTTGAAGATGCTTTGAAAAATAAAGAATAA
- a CDS encoding FAD-dependent oxidoreductase has product MKVVVVGCTHAGTAAVKNILALHPEAEVTVFERNDNISFLSCGIALYVGGVVSDPKGLFYSNPEELASLGATVKMEHDVTEIDVQAQKVKAKNLQTNEAFEVAYDKLVMTTGSWPIIPPIPGREAENILLCKNYNQANVIIDKAKHAQKIAIVGAGYIGIELVEAFVESGKEVTLIDGLDRILNKYLDQHLTDILETELKERGVTLALNESVSEFKADDQGKVQQVITEKGSYEADMVIMCVGFRPNTDLLKGKVEMLPNGALIVDEYMRTSNPNILAAGDSTVVHYNPSNLKQYIPLATNAVRQGMLVGQNLTEERMAYRGTQGTSGLYLFGWNIGSTGVTKTSAALNNLEVRAVEFEDNYRPEFMPTTEKIYMQLVYEADTHRIVGGQLMSKYDVTQSANTLSLAIQNKMTVEDLATADFFFQPHFDRPWNYLNLLAQAALAQM; this is encoded by the coding sequence ATGAAGGTAGTAGTCGTAGGATGTACACACGCGGGAACAGCAGCAGTCAAAAATATTCTTGCTTTACACCCGGAGGCAGAAGTGACGGTATTTGAAAGAAATGATAACATCTCCTTTTTATCTTGCGGAATAGCTCTTTACGTCGGCGGAGTTGTAAGCGATCCCAAGGGGCTTTTTTATTCAAACCCAGAAGAATTGGCCTCTTTAGGAGCTACAGTTAAGATGGAACATGATGTGACTGAAATAGATGTACAAGCACAAAAAGTAAAAGCAAAAAATTTACAAACAAACGAAGCATTCGAAGTTGCGTATGACAAGCTTGTTATGACAACAGGGTCTTGGCCAATTATTCCACCAATTCCCGGACGTGAGGCAGAGAATATTTTGTTGTGTAAAAACTATAATCAAGCCAATGTGATTATCGATAAAGCAAAACATGCACAAAAAATCGCTATTGTTGGAGCAGGGTATATTGGTATTGAATTAGTCGAAGCTTTTGTGGAATCTGGCAAAGAGGTGACCTTGATTGATGGTCTAGATAGGATCTTAAACAAGTATTTGGATCAACATTTGACCGATATTCTGGAAACAGAATTAAAGGAACGTGGTGTCACACTTGCCCTTAATGAATCTGTATCAGAATTCAAAGCAGATGATCAAGGAAAAGTTCAGCAGGTAATCACCGAAAAGGGTAGCTATGAGGCAGATATGGTCATTATGTGTGTTGGCTTTAGGCCCAATACTGATTTGCTCAAAGGAAAAGTAGAGATGTTGCCAAATGGAGCTTTGATTGTGGATGAGTATATGCGAACAAGCAATCCTAACATTTTAGCAGCTGGTGATAGTACAGTGGTACACTACAATCCAAGTAACTTGAAACAATACATTCCACTAGCCACAAATGCAGTTAGACAAGGCATGCTTGTTGGACAAAACTTAACGGAAGAGCGCATGGCATATAGAGGCACCCAAGGAACCTCTGGCTTATATTTGTTTGGCTGGAATATTGGCTCAACGGGCGTGACAAAAACCAGTGCAGCGTTAAATAATTTAGAAGTACGTGCAGTTGAATTTGAAGACAACTACCGGCCAGAATTTATGCCGACAACGGAAAAAATCTATATGCAATTGGTTTACGAAGCGGATACCCACCGAATTGTGGGAGGACAGTTGATGTCGAAATATGATGTCACACAATCAGCCAATACTTTATCATTAGCTATTCAAAACAAAATGACGGTTGAAGACTTAGCAACGGCTGATTTCTTCTTTCAACCACATTTTGACCGTCCTTGGAACTACTTAAACCTACTTGCACAAGCAGCGTTAGCACAAATGTAA
- a CDS encoding Dps family protein: protein MSYQKSKAVLNQLVADLSQFATIIHQTHWYMRGEDFLTLHPKMDEYMDEINDQLDEVAERLITIGGAPYSTLAEFAAHTNLGDETGTYQKSTEERMARLVEGYRYLQALYGKGIEVSGEEGDDVTQDMLIACKGAVEKNIWMLQAKLGKSPEVDTVEIEVKIKG from the coding sequence ATGAGTTATCAAAAATCAAAAGCAGTTTTAAATCAATTGGTGGCAGACCTTAGTCAATTTGCAACAATCATCCATCAAACACATTGGTATATGAGAGGGGAAGACTTCCTTACATTACATCCTAAAATGGATGAGTATATGGATGAAATTAACGATCAATTAGATGAAGTGGCAGAACGCTTGATCACAATTGGTGGGGCTCCTTATTCAACATTAGCAGAATTTGCTGCCCATACAAATTTAGGCGATGAAACTGGTACTTATCAAAAATCAACAGAAGAGCGCATGGCACGTTTAGTTGAGGGATACCGCTATTTGCAAGCTTTATACGGTAAGGGAATCGAAGTTTCTGGTGAAGAAGGAGACGACGTTACCCAAGATATGCTGATTGCTTGCAAGGGTGCTGTTGAAAAGAATATTTGGATGTTACAAGCAAAACTTGGAAAATCTCCCGAAGTCGATACGGTAGAAATTGAAGTGAAAATTAAAGGATAA
- a CDS encoding gluconokinase, translated as MKQEWTLGVDIGTTQTKAVLFAKTGQAQKSFYQKYPTSHPKVGYAEQSLQEIERAVLFCIQTASKYATEKNRTIKAVSFSSAMHSFVLLDRQDESLTNLIIWADTRSESVIEKLKKSKLAQKFYTKTGVPTHAMSPFAKYLYFKKEEPELLLKVDKILGIKEYLLYRLCGEFVSDYGCASATGFWNFATKDWDEEILSFLAIKRNQLPTLVPPTYQLRPVTEFGQTVLPEMSAIPFVIGSSDGILANVGLGALKDGQATLSLGTSGAIRTMVHKPQIDVQTQTFCYMLDDTHWLVGGASSNAGNAFEWGIKQLLSSEINFGKKEYEQLFEEIEHIPVGSDGLFFFPYLCGERAPIWDAKASASFVGLTIKHTNQAMMRAILEGVAFNLAQILKEIIQISGSVTELLSTGGFSNSRVWKQLVADVLNCPLSFPETVEACCYGAAVVAWKSLGELDSYQAVASLNTIQELVLPKPEQSAQYQQLYPVFKELQGTMATSYQKLREVSNLK; from the coding sequence ATGAAGCAAGAGTGGACCTTAGGCGTGGATATAGGCACAACTCAAACCAAGGCAGTTCTTTTTGCAAAGACTGGACAAGCACAAAAAAGCTTTTACCAAAAGTATCCTACCAGTCACCCTAAAGTGGGGTACGCAGAACAATCCTTGCAAGAGATCGAACGGGCAGTTCTGTTTTGTATTCAAACTGCTAGCAAGTATGCAACAGAAAAAAATAGGACGATTAAAGCCGTATCATTTTCTAGTGCGATGCATAGTTTTGTTCTTTTAGATCGTCAAGATGAGAGTCTGACTAATTTGATTATTTGGGCGGACACGCGCAGTGAATCAGTGATAGAGAAGCTGAAAAAAAGCAAGCTCGCGCAAAAATTTTATACAAAAACAGGGGTTCCGACTCATGCGATGAGCCCTTTTGCAAAGTATTTGTATTTTAAAAAGGAAGAACCAGAACTTCTTTTAAAAGTCGACAAAATCTTAGGTATCAAAGAATATCTGCTGTACCGGTTGTGTGGGGAGTTTGTGAGTGATTACGGTTGTGCTTCTGCTACGGGCTTTTGGAATTTTGCTACAAAAGACTGGGATGAAGAGATTTTATCTTTTCTAGCTATTAAGCGAAATCAATTACCTACACTTGTTCCACCAACTTATCAACTACGTCCTGTAACGGAATTCGGACAAACTGTTTTGCCAGAAATGTCGGCTATTCCCTTTGTGATTGGCAGTTCAGATGGCATTCTAGCCAATGTTGGCCTAGGTGCGCTTAAGGATGGTCAAGCGACCTTATCGCTTGGAACGAGTGGAGCCATTCGAACGATGGTTCACAAGCCTCAAATTGATGTGCAAACGCAAACGTTTTGTTATATGCTGGACGATACACATTGGCTTGTTGGTGGGGCATCTAGTAATGCGGGCAACGCATTTGAATGGGGCATCAAACAGTTGTTGAGTAGTGAAATAAATTTTGGTAAGAAAGAATACGAACAATTATTTGAAGAAATTGAACATATACCCGTCGGTTCAGATGGACTATTCTTTTTCCCTTACCTTTGCGGGGAACGAGCACCTATTTGGGATGCAAAAGCAAGTGCTAGTTTTGTCGGGTTGACAATCAAGCATACGAATCAGGCAATGATGCGTGCTATTTTAGAAGGTGTGGCTTTTAACTTGGCTCAAATTTTAAAAGAAATTATCCAAATTTCTGGCTCTGTGACCGAGCTTTTAAGTACAGGTGGTTTTTCAAATTCTAGGGTTTGGAAACAGCTAGTAGCAGATGTGCTAAATTGTCCGTTGTCTTTTCCTGAAACGGTAGAAGCATGTTGCTACGGCGCTGCAGTGGTTGCTTGGAAAAGCTTAGGAGAACTTGACTCGTATCAAGCCGTAGCAAGCTTGAATACGATACAGGAGCTTGTTTTACCAAAACCAGAACAATCTGCGCAATACCAACAGCTGTATCCTGTTTTTAAAGAGTTGCAAGGGACAATGGCAACAAGCTATCAAAAACTACGAGAAGTATCGAATCTCAAATAA